The proteins below are encoded in one region of Tolumonas auensis DSM 9187:
- a CDS encoding MBL fold metallo-hydrolase, which translates to MSEVREIASTEQSNLKVLYKMISILMSVVVLLAIFVFSYMRQPQFAELPQQIRFPGRLTATYEYGLFYNQLPTPVLTRVSEKSQVAALMEFLFSKDENANPPAALPSVKTDLHQLNPRENAIVWMGHSSYFLQIDGIKALIDPVFSENASPVPFTNRAFKGSNIYSAEDIPEIDYLLITHDHWDHLDYPTVMGLKDKIGKIITPLGVGSYFRQWGFDEKLIHEGDWNDVFKDKQTQIHILPARHFSGRLLTRNKTLWGSFALITPNHRIYLGGDSGYGPHFREIGKRFGGFDLAILECGQYNPDWRLIHMSPEETAQAAADLSAKTLLPSHNSKFKLAHHAWNDPLNHVSKASEGKSYRLLTPMIGQKVEADNPHQTFERWWVYHSAR; encoded by the coding sequence ATGTCTGAAGTTCGCGAAATCGCTTCCACCGAACAATCAAATCTGAAGGTGCTTTATAAAATGATCTCAATATTGATGAGCGTCGTGGTTTTGCTCGCCATTTTTGTTTTTTCCTATATGAGACAACCTCAATTCGCTGAATTACCCCAACAGATTCGTTTTCCGGGCCGTCTGACCGCCACTTATGAATATGGTTTATTTTACAATCAGTTACCCACTCCGGTTCTGACGCGTGTGAGTGAAAAAAGTCAGGTAGCAGCGCTGATGGAATTTCTGTTTTCCAAGGATGAGAATGCCAATCCGCCTGCAGCGCTCCCCTCTGTGAAAACAGACCTGCACCAATTAAATCCTCGTGAAAATGCGATTGTCTGGATGGGTCACTCCAGCTACTTTCTGCAGATTGACGGCATTAAGGCGCTGATTGATCCGGTATTCAGCGAAAACGCATCTCCTGTGCCATTCACTAATCGGGCTTTCAAAGGCAGCAACATATACTCGGCAGAGGATATTCCTGAAATCGATTATTTGTTGATCACACATGATCACTGGGATCATCTGGATTACCCGACCGTCATGGGGTTAAAAGATAAAATCGGCAAGATTATTACCCCTCTCGGCGTGGGATCATATTTCCGGCAATGGGGATTTGATGAAAAACTCATCCATGAGGGTGACTGGAACGATGTTTTCAAAGATAAACAGACACAAATCCACATTCTGCCGGCACGACACTTCTCCGGCCGGTTGCTGACGCGCAACAAAACCTTGTGGGGATCATTTGCCCTGATCACCCCGAATCACCGCATCTATCTCGGTGGCGACAGCGGTTACGGTCCGCATTTCCGTGAAATCGGAAAACGGTTTGGTGGTTTTGATCTGGCCATCCTGGAATGCGGTCAATATAACCCTGACTGGCGACTGATCCACATGTCACCGGAAGAAACCGCCCAGGCGGCGGCTGATTTGAGCGCAAAAACATTGTTACCTTCGCATAACAGCAAATTCAAACTTGCGCACCACGCCTGGAACGATCCACTGAACCACGTCAGCAAGGCGAGTGAAGGCAAGTCATACCGGCTGCTCACCCCTATGATTGGCCAGAAGGTCGAAGCCGATAACCCGCACCAGACTTTCGAACGTTGGTGGGTATATCATTCAGCGAGATAA
- a CDS encoding MalY/PatB family protein: MADINIFDLPVNRKSTASYKWDSSSHTDLVPMWVADMDFRTAPAVTAALIRRAQHGVFGYTKVPDAYFEAVTSWFREHHQFRIDRREILFTTGVVPAISAVIKALTEPGDRVIVQTPVYNCFFSSIRNNQCELVENPLRYQNGTYQMDFDDLEQKAADPGVKLLLLCNPHNPVGRSWTAEELRKLGQICFRHQVLVLSDEIHCDLVYQPHQHIAFATQGEEYRAKSVTFSSPSKAFNLAGLHVANIICADESFRKKIDKALNINEVCEITPFAVDGLIAAYTEGFSWLAELKPYIYSNYRFLCEFIRQHLPQLHILPLEATYLVWIDCSALNRSSKKLAADLLEHQHLWVTDGTVYGDAGEGFLRWNIACPRIQLQRALERFRIYLAE; this comes from the coding sequence ATGGCTGACATAAATATATTTGATCTTCCGGTCAACCGGAAATCAACGGCAAGTTATAAATGGGATTCCTCATCGCATACCGATCTCGTGCCTATGTGGGTTGCCGATATGGATTTTCGGACTGCTCCGGCAGTGACTGCGGCATTAATCCGGCGTGCACAGCATGGCGTGTTCGGTTATACCAAAGTCCCGGATGCGTATTTTGAGGCGGTGACCAGCTGGTTTCGTGAGCATCACCAGTTCCGGATTGATCGCCGGGAAATCCTGTTCACCACCGGAGTTGTCCCTGCGATCTCTGCGGTGATCAAGGCTCTCACAGAACCCGGTGATCGGGTCATTGTGCAGACTCCGGTGTATAACTGCTTCTTTTCTTCTATTCGCAATAATCAATGTGAACTGGTGGAAAATCCATTACGGTATCAAAATGGTACGTATCAAATGGATTTTGACGATCTCGAGCAAAAAGCAGCGGATCCCGGAGTCAAACTGTTATTGCTGTGTAATCCGCATAACCCGGTGGGGCGTAGCTGGACGGCAGAAGAGCTACGGAAACTGGGGCAGATCTGTTTCAGACATCAGGTTCTGGTGTTATCGGATGAGATCCACTGCGATTTGGTTTATCAACCGCATCAACACATCGCATTTGCGACGCAGGGTGAGGAATACCGGGCTAAATCTGTGACGTTTTCATCACCCAGCAAGGCATTCAATCTGGCGGGATTACACGTTGCCAATATTATCTGTGCGGATGAATCGTTCAGAAAAAAAATAGATAAAGCACTGAATATCAATGAAGTGTGTGAAATTACGCCATTTGCCGTGGATGGCCTGATTGCTGCTTATACAGAAGGTTTTTCGTGGCTGGCTGAGCTGAAACCATATATTTATTCAAATTACCGCTTCCTGTGTGAATTTATTCGTCAGCATTTGCCACAGCTCCATATCCTTCCCCTGGAAGCGACGTATTTAGTCTGGATTGATTGCTCCGCGCTGAATCGATCGTCAAAAAAACTGGCGGCTGATTTGTTGGAGCATCAGCATCTCTGGGTGACCGATGGCACTGTTTATGGTGATGCCGGGGAAGGGTTCTTACGCTGGAATATTGCTTGCCCGCGTATTCAACTCCAGCGGGCACTGGAGCGTTTCCGGATTTATCTCGCTGAATGA